In the genome of Fusarium fujikuroi IMI 58289 draft genome, chromosome FFUJ_chr02, one region contains:
- a CDS encoding related to AHA1-stress-regulated cochaperone yields MVLHNPNNWHWVNKDVSAWARSYFDESLTKVQAEEGEVKAKIDKIQSMDGDVDVSQRKGKVITIFDVKLVLQYSGSAPGEDDVSGTITVPEIAHDTEEDEYVFDVDIFAESKEKQPVKDLVRSKIVPQLRQEFQKLAGALIAEHGKDIQHAPGSNPSSGFSTPKIHPQSSTPKPAATSSTQSKTGGVVNTTTVTDNEEFRTTAEELYHTFVDPQRIAAFTRSPPKVFDGAKVGGKFELFGGNVSGEYLELEEPKKITQSWRLNQWPAGHFSKLHIEFDQNDVDHVTVMRVKWEGVPIGQEDVTKRNWLEYYVKSIKQTFG; encoded by the exons ATGGTTCTACACAACCCCAACAACTGGCACTGGGTCAACAAGGACGTCTCAGCATGGGCCAGATCCTACTTTGACGAGAGCCTCACCAAGGTTCAGGCCGAGGAGGGtgaggtcaaggccaagattgatAAGATCCAGAGCATGGATGGTGATGTCGATGTCAGCCAACGCAAGGGCAAGGTAATTACCATCTTTGACGTCAAGCTGGTGCTCCAATATTCTG GATCTGCTCCCGGTGAGGATGATGTTTCTGGTACCATTACTGTGCCTGAGATCGCCCACGACACGGAAGAAGACGAGTACGTG TTCGACGTAGACATCTTTGCCGAGTCCAAGGAGAAGCAACCCGTGAAGGACCTCGTCCGATCAAAGATCGTGCCCCAGCTGCGCCAGGAATTCCAGAAGCTTGCCGGCGCCCTCATTGCCGAGCATGGCAAGGATATCCAGCATGCCCCCGGCTCCAACCCCTCGAGCGGTTTCTCGACTCCCAAGATTCACCCTCAGAGCTCCACCCCTAAGCCTGCTGCCACTTCCAGCACTCAAAGTAAGACCGGCGGTGTCGTAAACACCACTACCGTGACAGACAACGAAGAGTTCCGAACCACTGCTGAAGAGCTGTACCACACCTTTGTCGACCCTCAACGAATCGCTGCTTTCACACGTTCTCCCCCCAAGGTCTTCGATGGCGCCAAGGTTGGTGGAAAGTTTGAGCTGTTCGGCGGCAATGTGTCTGGCGAGTATCTCGAGCTCGAGGAGCCTAAGAAGATCACCCAGAGCTGGCGATTGAACCAGTGGCCTGCCGGTCACTTCTCCAAACTGCACATCGAGTTTGACCAGAACGACGTCGACCACGTTACTGTTATGCGAGTCAAGTGGGAGGGTGTTCCTATCGGCCAAGAGGACGTTACCAAGCGCAACTGGCTCGAGTACTAcgtcaagagcatcaagcAGACTTTCGGGTAA
- a CDS encoding related to bood POZ containing protein encodes MVLRKFELEGKLGEETRLIESGVLLEENPLDESPEFNEFLMACRHGDLKRCQELISQGVNINGKDRFDYTPLIIASLCGHYELVRLLLESGALAERNTFQGERCIYNALNDRIRNLLLQYDFSKSSDPYVYWSTHISTLLGRTSPKTTDITLASGSRSFDLHKFILIARSPYFRSKLAAVPDTTTWKLANAVPVQSFIIVLRYLYLGEVPRDIAPVGGADSEEEVFRGLDKVSKQLEVESLWETILAGGDRRLARQRYQSEVDRARGQFESFFKLNVLGLKMVVDTDQVKDIKWKYDNSMFADVILRADEPIDIEDEKSGQTTPTIDRPTIPIGPAGDQESVIKRKSVLYPAHKAMLIRSEYFEKMFSGDFVESKRDEHLRVITIDCTPAVLEIILTYLYTEAVNCPLEHALDLLYAADMLFLDNLKSKAALTISTLGSGTSNVLVDRTHGEAQRNGDTGGEDEQIEMEPVNIYDVIHAAWDLRVQRLEEFAARYLAYRLEDYIDEEDFQALIAESAQRITVREETDTIELLDDIRYYLDDRFRYRFEDAGLEDMMDEEGETNAELAAAVAQQAEISTDAADGVPASTKHAAKKDNNGQANGGGAARTLDGAEAEDEFVSDAINYQILQGKIDAMLDRLKLDA; translated from the exons ATGGTTCTCCGCAAATTCGAACTCGAGGGAAAGCTTGGCGAAGAGACTCGGCTCATTGAGAGTGGCGTTCTCCTCGAGGAGAATCCTCTTGACGAGAGCCCCGAGTTCAATGAGTTCCTCATGGCGTGTCGCCATGGCGACCTGAAGAGATGTCAAGAGCTCATCAGCCAGGGTGTGAACATCAATGGCAAGGATCGTTTCGATTACACCCCTCTCATCATT GCAAGTTTATGCGGACACTATGAGCTTGTTCGGCTGTTATTAGAATCTG GCGCCCTAGCGGAACGAAATACTTTCCAAGGGGAACGATGCATCTACAATGCCCTCAATGATCGCATCCGcaaccttctccttcaatATGACTTCTCCAAGTCCTCAGATCCTTATGTCTACTGGTCAACTCACATCTCAACTCTTCTTGGCCGTACAAGTCCCAAGACAACAGATATCACCCTTGCCTCAGGCTCCCGTTCTTTTGATCTTCACAAATTCATCCTCATAGCACGGTCACCTTATTTCCGTTCTAAACTTGCTGCTGTCCCAGATACCACCACCTGGAAACTCGCCAACGCTGTACCTGTGCAGTCTTTCATCATTGTCCTGAGATATCTCTACTTGGGCGAAGTTCCTCGTGATATCGCGCCTGTGGGTGGTGCTGACtccgaagaagaagtattCAGGGGGTTAGACAAGGTCAGCAAACAGCTCGAGGTTGAATCTCTATGGGAGACTATTCTTGCAGGCGGAGACAGGAGACTTGCTCGCCAACGGTATCAATCTGAAGTTGACCGGGCCCGAGGACAGTTCGAAAGTTTCTTCAAACTAAATGTTCTCGGTCTTAAAATGGTTGTTGACACGGACCAAGTGAAAGATATCAAATGGAAATATGACAACTCAATGTTTGCAGATGTCATCCTTCGCGCTGACGAACCCATTGATATTGAGGATGAAAAGTCTGGTCAGACAACGCCAACAATAGACCGCCCTACTATACCGATTGGCCCAGCCGGAGATCAAGAATCAGTCATCAAGCGCAAATCAGTCCTTTATCCCGCTCATAAGGCAATGCTCATTCGCAGCGAATACTTTGAGAAGATGTTTTCGGGCGATTTCGTCGAGTCCAAACGAGACGAACATCTCCgagtcatcaccatcgactGCACGCCCGCAGTTCTTGAAATCATCCTTACTTACCTCTACACCGAGGCTGTTAACTGTCCCCTCGAGCACGCTTTGGACCTATTATATGCTGCAGATATGCTGTTCCTCGATAATCTTAAGAGTAAAGCTGCTCTGACCATCAGCACGCTTGGTAGCGGCACCTCCAATGTGCTGGTAGACCGCACTCATGGTGAGGCGCAAAGAAATGGCGACACGGGTGGAGAGGACGAACAAATAGAGATGGAACCCGTCAACATATACGACGTTATACACGCAGCATGGGATCTTCGTGTCCAGCGATTAGAAGAGTTCGCTGCGCGTTATCTTGCATATCGCCTAGAGGACTACATAGATGAGGAAGACTTCCAAGCTCTCATTGCAGAGTCTGCCCAACGGATCACAGTTCGAGAAGAGACAGATACTATCGAATTGCTGGACGATATTCGGTATTACCTTGATGATCGATTCAGATATCGCTTTGAGGATGCAGGTCtggaagacatgatggatgaggagggagagaCCAATGCAGAATTGGCTGCTGCAGTGGCACAACAAGCTGAGATCTCGACAGATGCCGCAGACGGTGTTCCTGCTAGTACTAAGCACGCAGCTAAGAAAGACAACAATGGGCAAGCCAATGGCGGAGGTGCCGCGAGGACGTTAGACGGAGCGGAAGCAGAGGATGAGTTTGTTTCAGACGCTATCAACTACCAGATCCTACAAGGCAAGATCGACGCCATGCTTGACCgactcaagcttgatgcATAG
- a CDS encoding related to SWF1 Spore Wall Formation, translating to MVVGEYMFLPQAWPKIGPFTKLIVVVTVFLPYLFLYLACAADPGYITPENHAYYMSLYPYDHTLFHPGHMCRTCKFLKPARSKHCSLCKRCVAKADHHCVFINSCVGYGNQHWFILLLISTAFLCTYGGFLGLSIITVRVQRYAPGWSVWKPRGMTVSQYLAGWGWGIQDNVNMGASSLLAALTSPLVWGLLLYTLYLVYCGTTTNETLKWSDWKEDMRDGFAFRRSMPINRQKNERAEPRFTRWPVEVQQIMVTTQDGQPPNDDLRYPGEGEWERVWNLSDVENLYDMGLWDNLVDIFVRDYGFGNKNDEPNAERRRRR from the coding sequence ATGGTTGTGGGCGAGTATATGTTTCTTCCTCAAGCGTGGCCAAAGATTGGACCTTTCACGAAACTCATTGTCGTGGTCACCGTGTTTCTACCCTACCTATTTCTCTACCTGGCATGTGCTGCTGATCCAGGCTACATCACACCTGAAAATCACGCCTATTACATGTCGCTCTATCCCTACGACCACACACTTTTCCACCCGGGGCACATGTGTCGTACGTGCAAGTTTCTTAAGCCTGCTCGTTCCAAGCACTGCAGTCTATGCAAACGTTGTGTTGCAAAGGCTGACCATCACTGCGTCTTCATAAACTCATGTGTTGGCTACGGAAACCAGCACTGGTTCATATTGCTACTGATCTCTACTGCATTTCTGTGCACATATGGTGGCTTTCTTGGATTGTCTATTATTACGGTACGAGTTCAGAGGTACGCCCCTGGCTGGTCTGTATGGAAACCTCGAGGTATGACAGTCAGTCAGTATTTGGCTGGTTGGGGTTGGGGCATTCAAGACAACGTCAATATGGGGGCCTCATCCCTCCTTGCAGCTCTGACGTCTCCATTGGTTTGGGGGCTACTTCTATACACACTTTATCTCGTTTACTGTGGTACTACGACAAACGAAACCCTCAAGTGGTCGGATTGGAAAGAAGATATGCGTGATGGTTTTGCATTTCGTCGCTCGATGCCAATAAATCGCCAGAAGAACGAACGAGCTGAGCCTCGCTTCACGCGCTGGCCAGTCGAGGTCCAACAGATTATGGTCACTACTCAGGATGGACAGCCCCCAAACGATGACCTTCGATATCCTGGAGAAGGCGAATGGGAGAGAGTTTGGAACTTGAGCGATGTCGAGAACTTATACGACATGGGACTATGGGATAATTTGGTCGATATATTTGTCCGTGACTATGGATTTGGGAACAAAAATGACGAACCCAATGCCGAGAGACGGCGCAGGCGGTGA